A single genomic interval of Granulicella tundricola MP5ACTX9 harbors:
- a CDS encoding HesB/IscA family protein produces the protein MSMVTLQTTTSQSPTAPNNAPKDPLAGMILLTAEGQQPRAKMAIEITKNALKRVRVAMAKEGISPAQGGLRVGITGGGCSGLSYNIRFDTQPRDRDRTFVFGEGLETPNDPSGGQAVKIFVDPKSFLYLAGMVLDFEETLMRQGFNFINPNSTKSCGCGSSFSA, from the coding sequence ATGTCCATGGTTACGCTCCAAACAACGACGTCACAATCACCGACGGCTCCAAACAACGCGCCGAAGGACCCCCTTGCCGGGATGATTCTGCTCACGGCTGAGGGACAGCAGCCCCGCGCCAAGATGGCAATCGAGATCACAAAGAATGCTTTGAAGCGCGTTCGGGTTGCGATGGCAAAGGAAGGAATCTCCCCTGCGCAAGGCGGCTTGCGAGTGGGCATCACGGGCGGAGGATGCTCCGGACTGTCTTACAACATTCGATTCGATACCCAGCCCCGCGACCGCGATCGCACCTTCGTCTTTGGTGAAGGGCTTGAAACTCCGAACGATCCGTCCGGCGGCCAAGCGGTCAAGATCTTTGTCGATCCCAAGAGCTTCCTCTATCTCGCCGGGATGGTTCTGGATTTTGAAGAGACGCTGATGCGCCAGGGCTTCAACTTCATCAATCCCAACTCAACCAAGAGCTGTGGCTGCGGATCGAGCTTTTCAGCCTAA
- a CDS encoding TetR/AcrR family transcriptional regulator, translating into MPKNVKQELSTVVPGANHRERILKAAMVLLAKGGRDALTTRAVAEAARVQPPILYRLFKDKAGLLNAVGEHGFGVYMAKKRSPVDTEDPVEALRAGWRLHVQFGLTHPELYLLMYADPHPGAESLAAERSHRILLEHMHRVAVVGRLRVSEERAARLFHAAACGMVMTLLEMKSDLRDMTLSDAACDAALAAIVVDAPMLQAPAIASVATTLRALVVSVDEPQRTKVFTKAEHALLIEWLDRLA; encoded by the coding sequence GTGCCGAAGAACGTCAAGCAAGAGCTCTCCACGGTTGTTCCTGGGGCTAACCATCGCGAGCGCATCCTCAAGGCTGCGATGGTTCTGCTCGCAAAGGGCGGCCGCGACGCCCTGACGACCCGCGCGGTGGCTGAGGCTGCGCGGGTGCAGCCGCCTATTCTCTACAGGCTCTTCAAGGACAAAGCGGGTCTGCTGAACGCTGTCGGGGAGCATGGTTTTGGCGTGTACATGGCGAAAAAGCGGTCTCCGGTGGATACAGAAGATCCGGTGGAGGCGCTTCGCGCAGGCTGGAGGCTGCATGTGCAGTTTGGGCTGACTCATCCTGAGCTCTATCTGCTGATGTACGCCGATCCTCATCCTGGCGCGGAGAGCCTGGCTGCTGAACGATCGCACCGCATCCTGCTCGAACATATGCATCGGGTCGCGGTAGTGGGACGGCTGCGTGTCAGCGAAGAACGAGCGGCGCGTCTCTTTCACGCGGCCGCGTGCGGCATGGTGATGACGCTGCTGGAGATGAAGAGCGATCTGCGCGACATGACTTTGTCAGACGCAGCGTGCGATGCGGCTCTGGCGGCGATCGTTGTGGACGCGCCGATGCTGCAGGCTCCGGCGATCGCATCGGTCGCTACGACGCTACGAGCTCTCGTGGTCAGTGTTGACGAGCCGCAGAGAACAAAGGTCTTCACGAAGGCGGAACATGCCTTGCTGATCGAGTGGCTTGATCGCCTGGCCTGA
- a CDS encoding 2Fe-2S iron-sulfur cluster-binding protein, with the protein MSDHEVKLPFVDRSTPPAEGIVRVTFLPEDKTVEFPFDTLPYEGHGRPMSFLDVAENYGIFLDHACGGVCACTTCHLWVKEGAKGVSEAEDLELDRMETAADIQLSSRLGCQAVIERPGTYVVEIPKWNRNYVQEGKPVSGAPGRDYGTVGE; encoded by the coding sequence ATGTCAGATCACGAAGTAAAGCTTCCGTTTGTAGACCGCTCCACTCCCCCAGCTGAAGGGATCGTCCGCGTGACGTTCCTGCCGGAGGATAAGACCGTCGAGTTCCCGTTCGATACGCTGCCCTATGAGGGGCATGGGCGGCCCATGAGCTTCCTGGATGTGGCGGAGAACTACGGGATCTTCCTTGACCACGCGTGCGGCGGCGTCTGCGCCTGCACGACCTGTCACCTTTGGGTGAAGGAAGGGGCGAAGGGTGTCTCCGAGGCGGAGGACCTGGAGCTTGACCGGATGGAGACGGCGGCGGATATTCAGCTGAGCAGCCGGTTGGGGTGCCAGGCGGTGATTGAGCGGCCGGGGACCTATGTGGTCGAGATCCCGAAGTGGAACCGGAATTACGTGCAGGAGGGCAAGCCGGTTTCGGGTGCTCCCGGACGTGACTACGGGACAGTCGGCGAATAG
- a CDS encoding cytochrome P450 has protein sequence MTPAPDIHRGRSSEVPAGPPMLRQFFSGGSLRRNAAEFMLQNAREYGDLNHYRIFGRNIYQLNHPDLIADYFLKDAPKHHRNMVMQSAREVLGHGLLTSEEPLHMRQRRLAQPAFLRERIAAYAEVIGNKTLELTARWKPGTITDLHPEMLELALRIVGKCLFDLDAFDDVTAIASAVDSFMSFMPLSFLPFARQIQRSPIPAMRRLERGKAHLDQLIYRMIAERRADPTDRGDLLSMLLNATEPEGDGSEASGMTDQQLHDECVTVILAGHETTANALSFALHLIAHDPAVQERLHEESTRVLGNRNPVAADYPWLPFATQVFAETMRLYPPVWVTGRTCAVPYTIAGYQIPVGATLLAPQYAVHRDPRFFADPERFDPSRFKPEKKAGLPRYAYFPFAGGSRQCIAEGLAWMEGTLVLAVIARDWRLTPPTGSAPRPAIKPAISLRPSHGTPLLIERRIPSYRGSD, from the coding sequence ATGACGCCGGCACCGGACATCCATCGCGGACGTAGTTCCGAAGTGCCCGCTGGCCCTCCGATGCTTCGGCAATTCTTCTCAGGCGGATCGCTCCGGCGTAACGCCGCCGAGTTCATGCTGCAGAATGCCCGTGAATACGGTGATCTAAACCATTACCGCATCTTCGGCCGCAATATCTACCAGCTCAACCATCCGGACCTGATCGCCGATTACTTCCTGAAGGATGCGCCCAAACACCATCGCAACATGGTGATGCAGAGCGCGCGTGAGGTGCTGGGACACGGCCTGCTGACCAGTGAAGAGCCGTTGCATATGCGGCAACGCAGACTGGCACAACCAGCCTTTCTGCGTGAGCGGATCGCGGCCTATGCGGAGGTCATCGGGAATAAGACGCTTGAGCTTACGGCACGCTGGAAGCCAGGAACCATCACTGATCTGCACCCGGAAATGCTGGAGCTTGCGCTACGCATCGTAGGCAAATGCCTCTTCGATCTGGACGCCTTCGATGACGTGACGGCCATCGCCTCAGCGGTCGACTCCTTCATGAGCTTCATGCCGCTCTCGTTCCTGCCCTTCGCCAGGCAGATTCAACGCTCGCCCATTCCTGCAATGCGTCGCCTGGAACGCGGTAAGGCTCACCTGGATCAACTCATCTACCGCATGATCGCGGAGCGCCGCGCCGACCCGACCGATCGGGGTGACCTGCTCTCCATGTTGCTGAATGCAACCGAGCCTGAAGGAGATGGGAGTGAGGCCAGCGGAATGACGGACCAGCAGTTGCACGACGAATGCGTCACCGTCATTCTGGCCGGCCACGAGACCACGGCCAACGCGCTTTCGTTTGCCCTGCACCTCATCGCCCATGATCCTGCGGTACAGGAAAGGCTGCATGAGGAGTCGACCCGGGTTCTTGGCAACCGAAACCCCGTCGCTGCCGACTACCCGTGGCTTCCCTTTGCCACCCAGGTCTTCGCCGAGACGATGCGCCTCTATCCACCGGTCTGGGTGACGGGCCGCACCTGCGCGGTGCCATATACGATCGCGGGCTATCAGATCCCAGTGGGGGCGACGCTGCTTGCACCTCAGTACGCCGTGCATCGCGATCCGCGGTTCTTTGCCGACCCGGAGCGCTTTGACCCAAGCCGATTCAAGCCTGAAAAGAAGGCCGGTCTGCCGCGTTACGCGTATTTCCCGTTCGCAGGCGGTTCACGGCAATGTATTGCGGAGGGGCTTGCCTGGATGGAAGGAACGCTGGTGTTGGCAGTGATTGCGCGCGACTGGCGGCTCACCCCGCCGACCGGTAGTGCGCCACGTCCGGCCATCAAGCCGGCAATTAGTCTGCGGCCCAGCCATGGCACGCCCCTGCTGATCGAGCGGCGGATTCCGAGCTATCGTGGCAGCGACTGA
- a CDS encoding SDR family oxidoreductase: MIVVTGATGQLGRQIVEGLLNKLPGTQIGISVRDPEKAEDFKQRGVRICKADFADPAGLAGAFDGAEQILMVSVNKFGEEAVRLAGNAIQAAKKAGAKRILYTSHQGASASSAFVPAQGHAATEALLAASGVPYVSLRNGFYAESALFQLGSLKQAGKISLPEDGPVSWTSRSDLAEAAVAALTQPGLFDGVSPPLTASQTLDFAAIAKLASEILGREIVRETVTDEDYRAGLIAHGLPEMLADGIGSLYKASRADEFAVVDPTLQRLLGRRPTAMTDALSEFLSKPETKSW, encoded by the coding sequence ATGATCGTCGTAACAGGTGCAACCGGACAGTTGGGCCGGCAAATCGTGGAAGGACTTCTGAACAAGCTGCCGGGAACTCAGATCGGAATCAGCGTCCGTGATCCGGAAAAGGCTGAAGACTTCAAGCAGCGCGGTGTCCGCATCTGCAAGGCGGACTTCGCTGACCCGGCCGGCCTGGCGGGGGCGTTCGACGGAGCTGAGCAGATTCTGATGGTCTCGGTGAACAAGTTCGGCGAGGAGGCCGTCCGCCTCGCCGGTAATGCCATCCAGGCGGCAAAGAAAGCCGGCGCAAAACGCATCCTCTACACCAGCCATCAAGGAGCGAGTGCGTCGTCCGCCTTCGTCCCCGCGCAGGGCCACGCGGCAACTGAAGCCTTGCTTGCAGCGTCCGGAGTTCCGTACGTCTCGCTCCGCAATGGCTTCTATGCGGAGTCGGCGTTGTTCCAGTTAGGAAGCCTCAAGCAGGCAGGGAAGATCTCCCTTCCGGAAGATGGCCCCGTCTCCTGGACCTCACGATCCGACCTCGCAGAGGCTGCGGTCGCTGCCCTCACCCAGCCTGGTCTGTTCGACGGCGTCTCACCGCCTTTGACCGCCTCACAGACGCTGGACTTCGCTGCCATCGCAAAGCTCGCCTCGGAGATCCTCGGTCGCGAGATTGTGCGAGAGACCGTCACCGATGAGGACTATCGCGCAGGCCTGATCGCGCATGGCCTTCCAGAGATGCTGGCCGATGGAATCGGAAGCCTCTACAAGGCGAGCCGGGCCGATGAGTTTGCCGTCGTCGATCCAACTCTGCAGCGTCTGCTTGGCCGCAGACCCACCGCCATGACGGATGCTCTGAGCGAGTTCCTATCGAAGCCCGAGACCAAATCCTGGTAA
- a CDS encoding VOC family protein, whose protein sequence is MSSTLAKDCKSSIIPAMRYRDAHKAIEWLVTAFGMEKKAVYDAPEGHVMHAELTFGNGMVMIGSVVNGGEYSKLISQPDEIGGRSTQSICLIVTDATAIYESAKAAGAEITGELAEMEYGGKAFGYKDPEGHLWSIGEYDPWAY, encoded by the coding sequence ATGAGTTCTACGCTTGCAAAGGACTGTAAATCGTCGATCATCCCAGCCATGCGGTACCGCGATGCCCACAAAGCCATCGAGTGGCTCGTCACCGCCTTCGGCATGGAGAAAAAGGCCGTTTACGACGCACCGGAGGGCCACGTCATGCACGCCGAGCTCACCTTTGGTAACGGCATGGTCATGATCGGCTCGGTCGTCAACGGGGGCGAATACTCCAAACTCATCTCCCAGCCCGACGAGATCGGCGGACGCAGCACGCAGTCCATCTGCCTCATCGTGACCGACGCTACGGCGATTTACGAGTCTGCGAAGGCTGCTGGAGCCGAGATCACCGGGGAGCTCGCTGAAATGGAATACGGTGGCAAGGCCTTCGGGTACAAGGACCCGGAGGGACACCTCTGGTCGATCGGGGAGTACGATCCCTGGGCTTACTAG
- a CDS encoding DinB family protein, with protein MVLNPYAAFLGEQDARAVLAATPGLIHQSVCALTPEQIEAPLSAGKWSPREIVSHLADCELAFSFRLRQTLAEPHPVIQPFDQDDWAKRYSVYTLPEALELFRAARQWNLKLIGGASAADFERMVTHPERGAMTFGTIVETMAGHDLNHLGQLQSLPR; from the coding sequence ATGGTACTCAACCCCTATGCAGCCTTTCTGGGTGAGCAGGACGCGCGTGCGGTGCTTGCCGCAACGCCCGGACTGATTCATCAAAGTGTTTGTGCGCTGACTCCGGAACAGATTGAGGCGCCTCTGTCTGCGGGGAAATGGAGCCCGCGCGAGATCGTCTCGCACTTAGCGGACTGTGAGCTGGCGTTCAGTTTCAGGCTGCGGCAGACCCTTGCGGAACCGCACCCAGTGATCCAACCCTTCGACCAGGATGACTGGGCCAAGCGCTACTCCGTCTACACGCTGCCCGAAGCTCTGGAGCTTTTTCGTGCGGCGCGCCAGTGGAACCTGAAGCTGATCGGTGGAGCAAGCGCAGCGGACTTCGAGCGAATGGTGACGCATCCCGAGCGCGGCGCCATGACCTTCGGAACGATCGTAGAAACCATGGCAGGCCACGATCTCAATCATCTGGGACAGCTTCAGTCGCTGCCACGATAG
- a CDS encoding DUF2076 domain-containing protein: protein MTPQEQQMIQGLIDRVQKTQLPEKDAEAEQLLQQGLGRNPDALYIMAQSLLVQGYALEQAQKQLPDLKAQLADATAQLNELQQQQNQYQQQAPPPPQQKHTSFLGNIFGAGDDRPAPPPAYPQQGYPQQGYPQQQPQYAPVANYGQPAAYPPPSYGGPQYGQPAPPQGGGFLRGAMQTAAGVAAGAVAFEGIESLMHGFGHSGGSEGFGGFGGGGGQREEVINNYYGDDAGRGHDGHGLSSDIEDRRDDTRFGDTGDNSGNDNSKDFADTDDSNDDSSSFDDSSSDDSGSDDSSFS, encoded by the coding sequence ATGACGCCGCAAGAACAGCAGATGATCCAAGGGTTGATCGATCGAGTGCAGAAGACGCAGCTCCCAGAGAAGGATGCTGAGGCGGAACAGCTCCTGCAGCAAGGCCTGGGACGTAACCCCGACGCTCTGTACATCATGGCCCAGAGCCTCCTGGTGCAGGGGTATGCGCTGGAACAGGCGCAGAAGCAGCTCCCTGATCTGAAGGCACAGCTCGCGGATGCGACGGCACAACTGAACGAGTTGCAGCAACAGCAGAACCAGTATCAACAGCAGGCTCCGCCGCCTCCCCAGCAGAAGCACACCAGCTTCCTGGGCAACATCTTCGGCGCTGGCGACGATCGTCCCGCCCCTCCGCCAGCGTATCCGCAGCAGGGTTACCCACAGCAGGGCTATCCGCAACAGCAGCCGCAGTATGCGCCGGTTGCCAACTACGGTCAGCCGGCTGCCTACCCGCCGCCATCGTACGGCGGCCCGCAGTATGGACAGCCCGCTCCGCCCCAGGGTGGAGGGTTTCTAAGAGGCGCAATGCAGACGGCTGCCGGTGTCGCAGCGGGAGCGGTAGCCTTTGAGGGGATCGAATCCCTGATGCACGGCTTCGGTCATTCAGGCGGTTCTGAGGGCTTCGGCGGATTTGGCGGTGGTGGTGGCCAAAGAGAAGAAGTCATCAACAACTACTACGGTGATGATGCCGGCCGCGGACATGATGGTCACGGCCTGAGCAGCGACATCGAAGACCGGCGTGACGACACCCGTTTTGGCGACACGGGCGATAACTCGGGCAACGACAACAGCAAGGACTTCGCGGACACGGATGACTCCAATGACGACTCGAGTTCGTTCGACGATAGTAGTTCAGACGACAGCGGCAGCGACGATAGCAGCTTTTCTTAG
- a CDS encoding DsbA family protein, with translation MNAVAKPLLALALVASSFGCHAQKPAAGTLSPELYRRVEILIRTRAKIPPNYLIHIGPRTPSDVPGYDSMEVSFTADGQQSKPVTFLLSNDGKTVAQFSKYDISANPLTVVSGTDRPARGGPQGAPVEIVGFDDLECPYCAKMHSQIFPALTQRYGDKVRFVYKDFPISQHPWAMRAAVDVNCVATQSSQGYWNLVDTIHAHAGELGGTDHNLQKALDSLDKMTLDEAAKEKLKQPEVEACIKKQDDTKIKASLKVGEDLNVEATPVLFINGEKFEGAYPLEDLYRFVDSALIAAGQTPPPPYVPPAAPATPSDNAPAPVTKPGS, from the coding sequence GTGAACGCCGTCGCCAAGCCACTCCTCGCTCTCGCCCTCGTAGCCTCTTCCTTCGGCTGCCACGCCCAGAAGCCCGCCGCCGGAACCCTCTCGCCGGAGCTTTACCGCCGCGTCGAGATCCTCATCCGCACCCGCGCCAAGATTCCGCCGAACTACCTCATCCACATCGGCCCGCGCACCCCCTCGGACGTCCCCGGCTACGACAGCATGGAGGTCAGCTTCACCGCTGACGGACAGCAGAGCAAGCCCGTTACCTTCCTGCTCTCCAACGATGGCAAGACCGTCGCACAGTTCTCCAAGTACGACATCAGCGCCAACCCCCTCACCGTTGTCTCTGGCACCGATCGCCCCGCACGCGGTGGACCGCAGGGAGCCCCCGTCGAAATCGTTGGATTCGACGACCTCGAGTGCCCCTACTGCGCAAAGATGCACAGCCAGATCTTTCCCGCGCTCACCCAGCGCTACGGCGATAAGGTCCGCTTCGTCTACAAGGACTTCCCCATCTCTCAGCACCCCTGGGCCATGCGCGCCGCCGTGGATGTGAACTGCGTCGCCACCCAGAGCTCGCAGGGCTACTGGAACCTGGTCGACACCATCCACGCCCATGCCGGCGAACTCGGAGGCACAGACCACAACCTCCAGAAGGCGCTCGATTCGCTCGACAAGATGACGCTGGACGAGGCCGCCAAGGAGAAACTCAAGCAGCCTGAGGTCGAAGCCTGCATCAAGAAACAGGACGACACCAAGATCAAGGCATCCCTCAAGGTCGGCGAGGACCTGAACGTCGAGGCCACGCCCGTCCTCTTCATCAACGGCGAGAAGTTCGAAGGAGCCTATCCGCTCGAGGATCTGTACCGCTTCGTCGATTCGGCCCTGATCGCCGCCGGCCAGACCCCGCCGCCGCCGTATGTCCCGCCCGCGGCACCCGCCACGCCTTCCGATAACGCTCCCGCGCCCGTCACGAAGCCGGGCAGCTAG
- a CDS encoding SurA N-terminal domain-containing protein, producing MKILDNKASEAYEVPQNRIQMQVQAQIHSQTRQRGTLFLLIPLLALAGCHPQHSADVMATVNGHAIMRADLDKVYNLQLGEAQQSQPSAEQADSQRLGLLKQLIDEEIVQQRATKMNLTATNEEVDAKLAEMKAPYTEEQFDGLLRERHTSVDDIKRDLRRSLTMNKLLNKEINSKVTVSDADITSYFNQHKSEFNNIETQYHIARILVTSSPAPQAGNLQGSKAQTDADAKKKILALKNRVDSGEDFGSLAMNFSEDPQTSASGGDMGSVAETQMKSNPIIFNSLANLKPGQVTDIMPFPDPSDPKKVGGYAIFQLLSRDPAGQHDVSEPQVQQRIRQGLHDARSQLLKGAYYEMLRDHAKVENFYAEQIFKSDAH from the coding sequence ATGAAAATATTGGACAATAAAGCCAGCGAGGCTTACGAAGTGCCCCAGAATCGGATTCAGATGCAGGTTCAAGCCCAGATTCACTCGCAGACGCGGCAACGCGGCACCTTATTTCTGCTGATTCCGCTCCTCGCTCTTGCGGGCTGCCACCCCCAGCACTCTGCGGACGTCATGGCCACGGTCAACGGCCATGCCATCATGCGCGCGGACCTGGACAAGGTCTACAACCTGCAGCTCGGGGAAGCCCAGCAGTCCCAACCGTCAGCCGAGCAGGCAGACTCCCAGCGCCTCGGTCTCCTGAAACAACTCATCGACGAAGAGATCGTCCAGCAGCGCGCCACCAAGATGAATCTCACGGCCACGAACGAAGAGGTCGATGCCAAGCTGGCAGAGATGAAGGCCCCCTACACCGAAGAGCAGTTCGACGGGCTTCTGCGCGAGCGTCACACCTCGGTCGATGACATCAAGCGCGATCTGCGCCGCTCTCTCACCATGAATAAGCTGCTGAACAAGGAGATCAACTCCAAGGTCACCGTCTCCGATGCCGATATCACCAGCTACTTCAATCAGCACAAGAGCGAGTTCAACAACATCGAGACCCAGTACCACATCGCCCGCATCCTGGTGACCAGCAGCCCCGCCCCCCAGGCCGGCAACCTCCAGGGCAGCAAGGCCCAGACCGACGCCGACGCCAAAAAGAAGATCCTGGCGCTCAAGAATCGCGTCGACTCCGGCGAGGACTTCGGTTCGCTCGCGATGAACTTCTCGGAAGACCCCCAAACCTCGGCCTCAGGCGGAGACATGGGCTCGGTCGCCGAGACCCAGATGAAGTCCAACCCCATCATCTTCAACTCGCTGGCCAACCTGAAGCCCGGCCAGGTCACCGACATCATGCCGTTCCCGGACCCGTCCGACCCCAAGAAGGTCGGCGGCTATGCCATCTTCCAGCTTCTCTCCCGCGACCCCGCCGGCCAGCATGACGTCTCCGAACCTCAGGTCCAGCAGCGTATCCGCCAAGGCCTGCACGACGCCCGCTCCCAGCTTCTAAAGGGCGCCTACTACGAGATGCTCCGCGACCATGCCAAGGTAGAAAACTTCTACGCAGAGCAGATCTTCAAGTCGGACGCCCACTAA
- the hscA gene encoding Fe-S protein assembly chaperone HscA — protein sequence MAEERVVGIDLGTTNSLVAFMQGDTPVVIPGEDGERLVPSVVAWTDNGVAVGNAARATLMQDSASAVYSAKRLMGRDITDIQDELKLFPFRLADDAKAGEVLRLNVGGLTLTPPEISAYVLQQLKRNAERFLGGAVTKAVITVPAYFNDAQRQATKDAGRIAGLDVLRLVNEPTAAALAYGLDKQKDGVIAVYDLGGGTFDISILKLHEGIFEVISTGGDTHLGGDDIDNLLIAIALDDISGDLGVDVGGNPEAIQAIRKAVIDAKIALSLNKSAHLNVTLPGQKHYRREITREQFDQLVAPVITRTAGPVRQALADAQLTPAQIDEVVMVGGSTRIPAVRTLVTQLFDLEARGKKLHTELNPDEVVALGAAVQARILAGGSAATEDLLLLDVTPLSLGIEALGGVVAKIIQRNSTIPASATEHFTTGVDGQTNVAIHVVQGERELAKDCRSLARFDLKGIPPMVAGLPRIEVKFLIDANGILHVSAREQRSRKEAEIEVKPTYGLTDEQVETMILDSFDNAEQDITERQVIEAKNEAETIMTAVEKGKSTPAWQQLSFDEIAKIEAATTELKASLKGGDHKIIRKAIEALDQATRRFAEIMMDSAVSGAMKGQTMAAAGESMGQNLGASPSAPHAFAPAEINPGKESDGLTQIELNPETPGESTED from the coding sequence ATGGCAGAAGAACGCGTTGTAGGCATCGATCTCGGCACCACAAACTCGCTTGTAGCCTTCATGCAGGGCGATACCCCGGTGGTTATTCCCGGCGAAGACGGAGAGCGGCTGGTTCCGTCCGTCGTCGCGTGGACGGATAACGGCGTTGCGGTCGGAAATGCGGCACGCGCGACTCTCATGCAGGATTCTGCGTCTGCAGTCTACTCCGCCAAGCGTTTGATGGGCCGCGACATTACCGATATTCAGGATGAGCTGAAGCTGTTTCCCTTCCGCCTTGCTGACGACGCCAAGGCAGGCGAGGTGCTGCGATTGAATGTCGGCGGGCTGACGCTAACGCCTCCAGAGATCTCCGCGTACGTCCTTCAGCAGCTCAAACGCAACGCAGAGCGCTTTCTGGGCGGGGCTGTCACCAAGGCAGTCATTACGGTTCCGGCCTACTTCAATGACGCGCAGCGCCAAGCCACCAAGGATGCGGGGCGCATCGCAGGGCTGGATGTTCTGCGGTTGGTCAATGAGCCGACTGCGGCTGCACTCGCCTATGGTCTCGACAAGCAAAAGGATGGTGTCATTGCCGTGTATGACCTGGGCGGCGGCACGTTTGATATCTCGATCCTCAAGCTGCATGAGGGGATCTTTGAGGTCATCTCCACCGGAGGGGATACCCACCTGGGCGGCGACGATATCGACAACCTGCTGATTGCTATTGCGCTCGACGATATCTCCGGGGATTTAGGGGTGGATGTTGGTGGCAATCCCGAGGCGATTCAGGCGATTCGTAAGGCTGTGATCGACGCGAAGATCGCGCTCTCCCTCAATAAATCGGCGCACCTGAACGTCACGCTTCCGGGGCAGAAGCACTACCGCCGCGAGATTACGCGTGAGCAGTTTGATCAGCTTGTCGCCCCGGTTATTACTCGGACGGCTGGCCCTGTACGTCAGGCGCTTGCCGATGCACAGCTTACCCCAGCTCAGATAGATGAGGTTGTGATGGTGGGGGGCAGCACGCGCATCCCTGCTGTCCGCACCTTGGTGACGCAACTGTTTGATCTGGAGGCCCGAGGCAAGAAGCTCCATACGGAACTGAATCCTGATGAGGTTGTCGCTTTAGGCGCTGCGGTGCAGGCACGGATTCTAGCCGGTGGGTCTGCAGCTACGGAAGATCTGCTACTCCTCGATGTCACGCCGCTTTCATTGGGGATCGAGGCTCTGGGCGGCGTTGTCGCCAAGATCATTCAACGCAACTCGACCATTCCTGCTTCGGCGACGGAGCACTTCACGACCGGGGTGGATGGGCAGACGAACGTCGCCATCCATGTGGTGCAGGGGGAGCGGGAATTGGCTAAGGATTGCCGGTCTTTGGCGCGCTTCGACCTGAAGGGGATTCCGCCGATGGTCGCCGGATTGCCGCGGATTGAGGTCAAGTTTCTCATCGACGCGAACGGCATCCTGCACGTTTCGGCGCGGGAGCAGCGCAGCCGTAAAGAGGCCGAGATTGAGGTCAAGCCAACCTACGGCCTTACCGACGAGCAGGTTGAGACCATGATTCTCGACTCCTTCGATAACGCCGAGCAGGACATTACTGAGCGCCAGGTGATCGAAGCCAAAAACGAGGCTGAGACGATCATGACAGCGGTGGAGAAGGGCAAGTCCACCCCCGCGTGGCAGCAGCTTAGCTTTGACGAGATCGCGAAGATCGAGGCTGCCACCACCGAACTCAAGGCATCGCTCAAGGGCGGCGACCACAAGATCATTCGCAAGGCGATCGAGGCGCTGGACCAGGCTACCCGGCGTTTCGCGGAGATCATGATGGATTCGGCCGTCTCCGGGGCGATGAAGGGGCAGACGATGGCGGCTGCCGGGGAGTCCATGGGGCAGAATCTTGGGGCTTCTCCGTCCGCTCCGCATGCCTTTGCTCCTGCTGAGATCAACCCGGGTAAAGAGAGCGATGGGTTGACGCAGATTGAGTTGAATCCGGAGACTCCGGGTGAATCGACCGAAGACTGA
- the hscB gene encoding Fe-S protein assembly co-chaperone HscB translates to MMIAADFFTVFSLPRHLHLDTAALEKAFYAQSRKLHPDRFASRPAAEQEAALAESSRLNDAYRTLKDPILRTQYLLTLEGVELEEQSKAATEYARTSGQEKKQLIPPELLEEVFELNMQLAEMKAARQMGEDDPQLRADLSAAKKTFDEKMAETQIELETLWARWDTAEGAGDEVDRNAAKDAMVTLLNKRSYLRNLVRDVNQALEP, encoded by the coding sequence ATGATGATTGCTGCTGATTTCTTTACCGTCTTCTCTCTGCCTCGTCACTTGCACTTAGATACGGCTGCCTTGGAGAAGGCATTTTATGCACAATCCAGGAAGCTGCATCCGGATCGCTTCGCGTCCCGGCCGGCGGCGGAGCAGGAGGCCGCCTTGGCGGAGTCCTCGCGACTGAACGATGCGTACCGCACCCTGAAGGACCCGATCCTGCGGACACAGTATCTGCTGACGCTCGAAGGCGTGGAGCTGGAGGAGCAATCCAAGGCAGCAACCGAGTACGCCCGTACCTCCGGCCAGGAGAAGAAGCAGCTCATTCCGCCAGAGCTTTTGGAAGAGGTCTTTGAGCTGAACATGCAGCTGGCTGAGATGAAAGCTGCTCGACAGATGGGTGAGGATGACCCCCAGCTCCGGGCCGACCTGAGCGCTGCCAAGAAAACATTCGATGAAAAGATGGCGGAGACCCAGATCGAGCTTGAGACACTCTGGGCCCGCTGGGATACCGCAGAAGGCGCGGGAGATGAGGTCGACCGCAACGCTGCGAAGGACGCTATGGTGACTCTGCTCAACAAACGCAGCTATCTGCGTAACCTTGTCCGCGATGTAAACCAGGCACTTGAGCCGTAG